AAGACACGTCTTTTCTTCCTTCAATCTTTTCCGAAGCAAATCGGCCGCCCGATCATTGTTGTCCATAACGCTTTTCTTGATTTCAATTACACGAACCTTATCCATAAAATTGCTCCGTAAAAAAGATGGCTATACCCAGATTTCCTTAATCATAAACTCTCGCCCCTGAAGAACTTCCTTTTCAAACCGGCCGCATAGCGGGCAAAACCCGTCGTTTTGAACCACATTGTAAATCTCGTCGCAGTTTGTGCACCTTGCCTCGCCCGGTATCCGCTCGATCACAAGCTTCGAATCCTTCAAACATTCCTTGTTTTCGACGATCAGCGGATAGTACTCTTCCATAAAGTGGGGAACAACGGACGAAAGCTCACCGATCTCGAGAACGATCGCGGCGACTTTTTCTATTTTCTGTTCCGTTGCCATCGTCTCCACCTGGTCAACAACCTCCATCAGGACGTTCAATTCATGCATTAAATCACCTTAATCTTAGGACGGCAAGTCTTTTTCGGCTTGTCGATCGCTATTTATCCGCGATCATATCCTTTACCGCCCGAACCGCAATCCTGCCGCTCCGCGCCACTGCATTTGCGGCAAGGCGCATCGGCAGTTTTTCGTAAGTGCATCCATATTTGC
This sequence is a window from Desulfobacterales bacterium. Protein-coding genes within it:
- a CDS encoding hydrogenase maturation nickel metallochaperone HypA is translated as MHELNVLMEVVDQVETMATEQKIEKVAAIVLEIGELSSVVPHFMEEYYPLIVENKECLKDSKLVIERIPGEARCTNCDEIYNVVQNDGFCPLCGRFEKEVLQGREFMIKEIWV